In Polyangium spumosum, the DNA window CTCGACGCGGATCGGCTGGACTACCTCCTCCGAGATTCGACGATGGCAGGCGTGTGGAGCAACCGCTTCGACATCGGACGGCTGATTGACGCCCTGGGCGTCAAGGATGACGAGCTCGTCGTCGATGCGCGGGCCCGCGACGTGGTGGAGAGCTACCTCCTGGCCATGGAGCAGATGTACGCGTCGGTCTACTACCACCACACGAACCGCGCGGCCTCTTTCCTTCTCCGCGCCGTCGTGGCCCGGGCGGTGGACGTGGCGCGCGCCGACGCAAGACAGAAGAACAAGCTGTTTCCACGGCGAGACGGGCAGGACGATCCGCTCTGGCAGACGGTAGAGAAAGGCACCGCGGTCCCTCTTTCCGTCTATGAGGCGCTCGACGAAAACCACGTATGGAGCCTCATCTCTCTCTGGACCTCCGCCGCTGATTCCATCCTCGCCGAGCTCGCCAAAGCGCTGAAGACGCGCAAGCTGCCGAAGGCCGTGGTCTTCCGGAAGGTGATGACCTTGCCCCCGAAGGCGCTCTCGAAGCTCGAGATCAAGGCGAAGGAGTTCTTCGCCCGCGCCCGTCCGGGGGTGGACTCAAAATACTACATCGGCGAGGACAAACCTGAGCGCAAAGCATACACGGGCGGCACGCACGAGGAGGGGTATGTCGGGTCGATCAAGCTGATCCACCCCGACGGCCGCACCGAGGCGATCGAAGAGACCGATCGAACAATTGCGAAGGTTCTCAAGGACAAGGCCGCTTATCCGTCACTCATCGTTCCAAAGGTCATCCGGAGGGACGTCCTCGAAGAGCTGGAGTCCATGCAATGATCAGCAAGTTCCAGATGGCTGCGTCGTGCCTCTCCGCCGTGACGGAGGTCATCCGCCAGATGGGTGGTACCGTCTACGGCCGGGTCCGGATCCAGAAGACGGCCTATTTCCTCCAGCGAATGGGGATGGCCGAGCTCGAAGGGATCGACTTCTTTTATCATCATTATGGCCCGTTCTCCTGGACGGTCGCCGAGAGCCTCCTCGACGGGGAACGCTGCGGCGCGCTCCGCGAAGAGGCCAAGCCGCTCGTGGACGATCGCCAGGCATACGCGTACAAGCTGGGCGAGGACGTGGACGAGAAGGTTGATGAAGTCTCGCCCGCGTCGCGCGAGCTCGTGGCGCGCCTCGTGGGGCAGGTGCGGGACGAACACTGGCGTACGCTGGAGCTGGCCTCGACGATCGACTTTCTCGAGCAGCGGGAAGGGCTCGACCGTGAGCGGGCGGTGTCTCGCGCGCTTGGGCTGAAGCCCGCGTGCCGTGACCACAAGGACGATGCACTCCGCTTGCTCGATATGCTGAAGCTGCCCGCTTCTTGATTTCGTATACACGCGGGTGCTCCGCGCTGCGCGCTCTGCGGTGTGGTGACGGCTGCTCGGCGCATCCGCGGGGGTCGTCCACGCCTCTTCGAACTCTGGCCGGCGCGTTTCCAGGGGCTCA includes these proteins:
- a CDS encoding HD domain-containing protein, which produces MFQRLRHIRQNGVLNLVFHGAEHSRFAHAMGVAWVAGKIFDAAFRNTRNRSLCMDRKQDREDTVLAALLHDVGHGPFSHTLEDILKSLSVKFDHEDMTKRILVEEGSEIATVLGERGRRLVPFIDKKQRDPSRWFYDIVSSALDADRLDYLLRDSTMAGVWSNRFDIGRLIDALGVKDDELVVDARARDVVESYLLAMEQMYASVYYHHTNRAASFLLRAVVARAVDVARADARQKNKLFPRRDGQDDPLWQTVEKGTAVPLSVYEALDENHVWSLISLWTSAADSILAELAKALKTRKLPKAVVFRKVMTLPPKALSKLEIKAKEFFARARPGVDSKYYIGEDKPERKAYTGGTHEEGYVGSIKLIHPDGRTEAIEETDRTIAKVLKDKAAYPSLIVPKVIRRDVLEELESMQ